From Cyclopterus lumpus isolate fCycLum1 chromosome 4, fCycLum1.pri, whole genome shotgun sequence, a single genomic window includes:
- the mknk2b gene encoding MAP kinase-interacting serine/threonine-protein kinase 2b produces MVQNKITEVTGFHRSFKGQNPFESDDLMDSSFNFDSDPRHDMPSSQPIDIPDAKKRNKKKKRCRATDSFSGRFEDVYRLHEEVLGEGAYARVQTCFNLITNKEYAVKIIEKRPGHSRSRVFREVEMLYQCQGHSNILELVEFFEEEDKFYLVFEKLRGGSILAHIHRRRHFSEQEAGVVVQDIASALDFLHNKGMAHRDLKPENILCKSADKISPVKICDFDLGSGIKLNSDSSPISTPELLTPCGSAEYMAPEVVEAFSEEATIYDKRCDLWSLGVILYIMLSGYPPFVGRCGGDCGWELGEPCHTCQNTLFESIQEGKYEFPEKDWAHISSSAKDLISRLLVRDAKNRLSARQVLQHIWVQGGASDTLSTSILHQRTSNARDLTFFADKAMAVNRQLAEQDGIEDQQQQEAPFVVTATGSSVRLSLLSNSKLARRRQQNSQLKEGAVSAAELRQLLAPLVIMGDCA; encoded by the exons ATGGTGCAAAATAAGATCACCGAAGTCACTGGATTCCACCGCTCTTTCAAG GGCCAAAATCCCTTCGAATCTGACGACCTTATGGATTCGTCATTTAATTTTGATTCCGACCCTAGACATG ACATGCCCTCCAGCCAGCCTATCGACATCCCTGATGCCAAGAagagaaacaagaagaaaaagcgTTGCCGGGCAACTGACAGTTTCTCTGGACGATTTGAGG ATGTCTACAGGCTGCATGAAGAGGTGCTAGGAGAGGGGGCTTATGCCAGAGTGCAAACATGCTTCAACCTAATCACCAACAAAGAGTATGCTGTCAAG ATCATTGAGAAGAGACCCGGTCACAGCCGTAGCCGTGTCTTCCGAGAGGTTGAGATGCTCTATCAGTGCCAGGGCCACAG CAATATCCTGGAGCTGGTGGAGTTCtttgaagaggaagacaaaTTCTACCTGGTGTTTGAAAAGCTTAGAGGAG GGTCGATCTTGGCACACATTCACAGGAGACGGCACTTCAGTGAACAGGAAGCCGGTGTTGTTGTGCAGGACATCGCCAGTGCTCTAGATTTCCTGCATAACAAGG gaatggCACATAGAGACCTGAAACCTGAGAACATTCTCTGTAAGAGTGCAGACAAG ATTTCCCCGGTCAAGATCTGTGACTTTGACCTGGGCAGTGGGATCAAGCTGAACAGCGACAGCTCACCCATCTCCACCCCTGAGCTCCTCACTCCA TGTGGCTCAGCAGAGTACATGGCACCTGAGGTGGTTGAGGCCTTCAGCGAGGAGGCCACAATTTACGACAAGCGCTGTGACCTGTGGAGCCTTGGAGTCATCCTCTACATCATGCTGAGTGGCTATCCACCCTTTGTAGGCCGCTGTGGAGGTGACTGTGGCTGGGAATTAGGGGAGCCCTGCCACACCTGCCAG AACACACTGTTTGAGAGTATCCAGGAAGGGAAATATGAGTTTCCAGAGAAAGACTGGGCTCACATCTCCTCAAGTGCCAAAGACCTAATATCCAGACTTCTAGTTCGGGATGCCAAAAACCGCTTGAGTGCCAGGCAGGTGCTACAGCACATCTGGGTCCAGGGG GGCGCATCTGACACTTTATCAACATCCATCCTGCATCAAAG AACCAGCAATGCCAGGGATCTGACATTCTTTGCTGACAAGGCCATGGCTGTGAACCGGCAGCTGGCTGAACAAGATGGCATCgaagaccagcagcagcaggaagcccCGTTTGTTGTTACCGCTACTGGCTCCTCTGTGcgcctctctcttctttccaaCTCAAAGCTGGCCAGGCGCAGGCAGCAAAACAGCCAACTCAAGGAAGGGGCCGTCTCTGCTGCAGAGCTTCGTCAGCTCTTGGCCCCTCTAGTTATTATGGGAGACTGTGCCTGA
- the mob3a gene encoding MOB kinase activator 3A → MSMALKQVFNKDRTFRPKRKFEPGTQRFDLHKKAQASLNAGLDLKQAVQLPHGEDLNDWVAVHVVDFFNRINLIYGTVSDSCTDQICPVMSGGPKYEYRWQDEHKYKRPTALSAPKYMSLLMDWIEVQINNENIFPTNVGTPFPKTFMQVAKKILSRLFRVFVHVYIHHFDRVSQMGAEAHVNTCYKHFYYFVTEFNLTDHKELEPLKEMTSRMCH, encoded by the exons ATGTCCATGGCCCTGAAACAAGTCTTCAACAAAGACAGGACATTCCGACCCAAGCGCAAGTTTGAGCCTGGGACGCAGCGCTTCGACCTCCACAAGAAGGCACAGGCGTCTCTGAACGCAGGGCTGGACCTGAAGCAGGCTGTACAGCTGCCCCACGGCGAGGACCTCAATGACTGGGTGGCCGTCCACGTTGTCGACTTCTTCAACCGCATCAACCTCATCTACGGCACCGTTAGCGACTCCTGCACCGATCAAATCTGCCCCGTCATGTCTGGTGGGCCAAAGTACGAATACCGCTGGCAGGATGAGCACAAGTACAAGAGGCCGACGGCTCTGTCAGCCCCCAAATACATGAGCCTGCTCATGGATTGGATTGAGGTACAAATCAACAATGAGAACATCTTCCCCACCAACGTAG GTACTCCCTTCCCTAAGACCTTCATGCAGGTGGCTAAGAAGATTTTGTCTCGTCTGTTCCGGGTGTTTGTCCACGTCTACATCCACCATTTTGACCGTGTGAGCCAGATGGGGGCCGAGGCTCATGTCAATACTTGCTACAAGCATTTCTATTACTTTGTCACTGAGTTCAACCTCACGGACCACAAAGAGCTGGAGCCTCTG AAAGAGATGACCTCTCGGATGTGTCACTGA